The Lycium barbarum isolate Lr01 chromosome 12, ASM1917538v2, whole genome shotgun sequence genome includes a region encoding these proteins:
- the LOC132621585 gene encoding uncharacterized protein LOC132621585 has product MKQREGKSVADGKKSKKIAPPPPPPPPASRFLLSRKLATPSLTKQEIAKYWKQKRKTEEEHFLDAIKAAARIRARNLSEEDYKHFVDSLYEYDKENEMVAKNISETHDNVKDKRVGIKDWWTKSKYAYLNQPALKSMERHGSTYIPQLYCYKAPPPPVTTTFGIF; this is encoded by the exons ATGAAGCAAAGGGAAGGTAAGAGTGTAGCTGATGGAAAAAAGTCGAAGAAGATTGCTCCAccacctccaccaccaccaccagcaTCGAGGTTTCTTCTTAGCAGGAAATTGGCAACACCAAGCCTGACCAAACAGGAGATTGCTAAGTATTGGAAACAGAAGCGCAAAACTGAAGAAGAGCACTTCCTTGATGCCATCAAAGCTGCAGCCAGAATCAGGGCGCGCAATCTCTCG GAGGAGGACTACAAACATTTCGTGGATTCCTTGTATGAGTATGATAAGGAGAATGAGATGGTAGCTAAGAACATCTCTGAAACTCATGACAACGTGAAGGATAAGAGAGTTGGTATAAAGGATTG GTGGACGAAGAGCAAATATGCATATTTAAACCAGCCTGCTTTGAAGTCCATGGAACGCCATGGCTCCACTTATATTCCGCAACTATATTGCTACAAGGCTCCACCTCCACCAGTTACAACCACTTTTGGGATCTTCTAG
- the LOC132621911 gene encoding probable prolyl 4-hydroxylase 10 — protein MAVKGRHFRVGPRKSSNSTLIFGGFILLSFVGLIFLAFRIISIPSSSKGSQKAHDLSSIAHNTVQRQDDDDDDGKKDQWVEVISLEPRAYVYHNFLSKEECEYLISLAKPHMQKSSVVDSATGKSMDSRVRTSSGTFLARGRDKVIRDIEKRIADFTFIPAEHGEGLQILHYEVGQKYEPHYDYFLDEFNTKNGGQRIATVLMYLSDVEEGGETVFPAAKGNYSAVPWWNELSECGKGGLSVKPKMGDALLFWSMKPDATLDPSSLHGGCPVIKGNKWSSTKWMRVHEYKA, from the exons ATGGCAGTTAAAGGGAGACATTTCCGAGTTGGGCCTCGAAAATCCTCAAATTCTACACTAATCTTTGGTGGATTTATTTTGTTGTCATTTGTGGGTCTCATTTTTCTTGCTTTCCGAATTATCTCCATTCCTAGTAGTTCAAAGGGTTCTCAGAAAGCACATGATCTTAGCTCTATAGCACACAACACTGTTCAAAG acaagatgatgatgatgacgatggaAAAAAAGATCAGTGGGTTGAAGTGATTTCTTtagaaccaagagcctatgtttaCCATAACTTCTTG TCCAAGGAGGAATGTGAGTATCTGATTAGTCTTGCCAAGCCTCACATGCAAAAGTCAAGTGTTGTAGATAGTGCTACTGGCAAGAGTATGGACAGCAG GGTCCGAACCAGCTCTGGAACATTTCTTGCAAGAGGACGTGATAAGGTGATCAGGGATATTGAGAAAAGGATTGCAGATTTCACCTTCATACCAGCAG AGCATGGTGAAGGTCTTCAAATTCTCCACTACGAAGTGGGGCAAAAGTATGAGCCCCACTATGATTACTTTCTTGATGAGTTTAACACTAAAAATGGAGGTCAGCGCATTGCTACGGTTTTAATGTACTT GTCGGATGTTGAAGAAGGGGGTGAAACAGTATTCCCAGCTGCAAAGGGAAATTATAGTGCGGTCCCTTGGTGGAATGAACTATCTGAATGTGGAAAAGGTGGACTCTCTGTAAAACCAAAGATGGGTGATGCATTGCTTTTCTGGAGCATGAAACCTGATGCAACTCTGGATCCATCAAGTTTGCATG GTGGGTGCCCTGTGATTAAAGGTAACAAATGGTCATCTACAAAATGGATGCGTGTCCATGAATACAAGGCTTAA
- the LOC132621586 gene encoding uncharacterized protein LOC132621586, whose protein sequence is MASIYSCKECRTNFNLHTTYLYPPDFYFEAGNKGTLSFSAIDSSNFKFKKEDKIRPFFETLDYWGIQRKRTKMMCMNCGKLVGYVYDDGPPMTDSPGQFHFGPSQVIPRAPRYRLKNKALKITTET, encoded by the coding sequence ATGGCATCAATCTACAGTTGTAAAGAATGCCGTACAAATTTCAATCTCCACACCACATATCTCTACCCACCTGATTTTTACTTCGAAGCAGGCAACAAAGGTACTCTATCTTTCTCAGCTATTGATTCATCCAACTTCAAGTTCAAGAAAGAAGATAAAATTAGACCCTTTTTCGAGACCCTTGATTATTGGGGTATCCAGAGGAAAAGGACCAAGATGATGTGTATGAATTGTGGGAAGCTTGTGGGTTATGTGTATGATGATGGGCCACCCATGACTGATAGTCCGGGTCAGTTTCATTTTGGGCCTAGTCAGGTTATTCCTAGAGCACCAAGGTATAGGCTAAAGAATAAGGCTTTGAAGATTACTACTGAGACTTGA
- the LOC132622830 gene encoding NEP1-interacting protein-like 1, giving the protein MEFYAYPSRALPSSSSSSSSSSSISSFSIGNLVERVKDCFSLAVSTIVGNVFSAIFTFFFALVGTLLGAMTGALIGQETESGFVRGAAVGAISGAVFSLEVFESSLLLWQTDESGIGCLLYLIDVIGSLLSGRLVRERIGPAMLSAVQSQMGAVETAYDEIPNIFDTGGAKGLPCDSVEKIPKIVITNDNDVDDSGERVSCSVCLQDFQLGETARCLPQCHHMFHLPCIDTWLLRHGSCPLCRRDL; this is encoded by the exons atggagttttATGCATATCCATCTCGTGCTTtgccttcatcatcatcatcatcatcatcatcatcatctatttCTTCTTTTTCAATTGGGAATTTGGTTGAAAGGGTTAAAGATTGCTTCAGCCTTGCGGTTTCTACAATTGTCGGCAATGTATTCTCTGCAATCTTCACCTTCTTCTTTGCACTAG TGGGAACTTTATTAGGAGCAATGACTGGAGCTTTGATAGGGCAAGAAACAGAAAGTGGATTTGTTAGAGGTGCTGCAGTTGGTGCCATATCTGGTGCTGTTTTCTCTCTTGAAGTCTTTGAATCATCTCTATTACTATGGCAGACTGATGAATCTGGAATTGGATGTCTTCTTTATTTG ATTGATGTAATTGGGAGCCTGTTAAGCGGTAGACTAGTTCGTGAGCGGATTGGTCCAGCTATGCTAAGTGCAGTGCAAAGTCAG ATGGGAGCCGTTGAAACTGCATATGACGAGATCCCTAACATTTTCGATACAGGCGGTGCAAAGGGTTTACCTTGTGATTCTGTTGAAAAGATCCCTAAGATTGTAATTACTAATGATAACGATGTTGATGATTCTGGAGAGAGAGTCTCCTGTTCAGTCTGCCTACAG GACTTTCAACTGGGAGAGACTGCTAGATGTTTGCCACAATGTCATCACATGTTTCACCTTCCGTGCATTGATACATGGCTGTTGAGACATGGATCTTGTCCATTGTGCAGAAGGGATCTGTAG
- the LOC132622298 gene encoding 15-cis-phytoene desaturase, chloroplastic/chromoplastic yields the protein MPPCLCLPATHSLLSTRHRFRLLKPPNASSQISFNSPLPNQTSNPKTTGVIVIGGGLAGLAASTRLQADNIPFLLLEASDAVGGRVRTDIIDGYTLDRGFQIFITGYPEARKILDYDSLDLRKFYSGAQVYYGGRFHTVADPLRHFSDSLQSLTNPIGTVVDKLLIGLTRLNVLTKEDDEILSAEEVPTIDLLKKIGFSDTILERFFRPFFGGIFFDRELQTTSRLFNFIFKCLALGDNTLPAKGIAAIPEQLASKLPLDSILFNTRVVSVDLESNSSSRMRVKLQNGEMLESEFGVILAVEEPEAVKLLAGEKTAEVREPVRSTVCLYFSADQEKVPVRDPVLLLNGSGKGIVNNMFFATNVAPSYAPAGKALVSVTLVGVYGDVADEDLVDRVMKELSGWFGESAVGSWSYLRMYRIGFAQPNQCPPTNLKKNPKIKPGLYICGDYVTSATFDGALVSGKKAAETLLQDRVLVNV from the coding sequence ATGCCGCCGTGTCTCTGTCTCCCCGCCACTCACTCTCTCCTCTCCACGCGCCACCGCTTTCGTCTCCTAAAACCACCTAATGCTTCCTCACAGATATCCTTCAACTCTCCATTACCCAATCAAACCTCAAACCCGAAAACCACTGGAGTCATCGTCATCGGCGGCGGCTTAGCCGGCTTAGCAGCTTCCACGCGCCTTCAAGCCGACAACATCCCATTTCTCCTTCTAGAAGCTTCTGATGCCGTTGGTGGTCGTGTTCGCACAGACATAATTGACGGTTATACCCTTGATCGTGGTTTCCAGATTTTCATCACTGGTTACCCTGAAGCCCGAAAAATCCTTGATTATGACTCGTTAGACCTAAGAAAATTCTATTCTGGGGCGCAGGTTTACTATGGTGGTCGCTTCCACACTGTTGCTGATCCTCTACGCCACTTTTCTGATTCTCTGCAATCTTTAACCAACCCAATCGGTACAGTTGTAGATAAATTACTTATTGGATTGACTAGATTGAACGTTTTAACGAAAGAAGATGATGAAATATTGAGTGCTGAAGAAGTACCCACCATTGATTTATTGAAAAAGATTGGTTTTTCGGATACGATATTAGAAAGGTTCTTTCGACCGTTTTTTGGCGGGATTTTCTTTGATAGAGAGTTACAAACGACGTCGCGGCTGTTTAATTTTATCTTCAAATGCTTAGCTCTTGGTGACAATACACTTCCGGCAAAGGGTATTGCTGCCATTCCAGAACAATTGGCGTCGAAATTGCCATTGGATTCGATACTGTTCAATACACGAGTTGTTTCTGTTGATTTGGAGTCGAATTCGAGTTCAAGAATGAGAGTGAAACTACAAAATGGAGAAATGTTGGAAAGTGAATTTGGGGTAATATTGGCAGTTGAAGAACCTGAAGCAGTTAAGTTATTGGCGGGAGAAAAAACCGCTGAGGTTCGGGAACCGGTTCGGAGCACGGTTTGTTTGTATTTTTCAGCTGACCAAGAAAAAGTTCCGGTACGGGACCCGGTTCTTCTTCTTAACGGGTCGGGTAAAGGGATAGTAAATAACATGTTCTTCGCGACCAATGTTGCTCCCTCATATGCTCCGGCTGGGAAGGCATTGGTGTCTGTCACGCTTGTGGGGGTTTATGGTGACGTGGCGGATGAGGATTTGGTGGATCGGGTTATGAAGGAGCTATCGGGTTGGTTTGGAGAGTCGGCAGTTGGATCGTGGAGTTACTTGAGGATGTATCGGATTGGGTTTGCCCAACCGAACCAATGTCCACCCACTAACTTGAAGAAGAACCCCAAAATAAAACCGGGGTTGTACATTTGTGGAGATTATGTGACTAGTGCTACCTTTGATGGAGCTTTGGTTTCTGGGAAAAAAGCAGCAGAAACTTTGTTACAAGATAGAGTCTTGGTTAATGTATAG